A genomic segment from Phragmites australis chromosome 6, lpPhrAust1.1, whole genome shotgun sequence encodes:
- the LOC133922714 gene encoding uncharacterized protein LOC133922714: MAQPPRFDSVLSFGRAADPDADRPANDGAEEVASDAGSSDDDDDAGFEFAFAPPLKAAGHEAEDVLAVADDLFAHGRILPAYPVFDRYLLRDHDEAAAPQPQASTAPPSPDTYCAWTPGSPAREGPFPKSASTGEAHRWRLRDLVGIGARSHSDGKEKFVFLQPPAAATPSKMSGKATVSAETTEGKQSTKPSAQQQQKQSKNKSKAAVTEMDMATAHRLFYGKQDAAAGDRRQRSYLPYRPGIFGFFATAHAFGRSHHPY; encoded by the coding sequence ATGGCGCAGCCGCCGCGCTTCGACTccgtcctcagcttcggccgcGCCGCGGACCCCGACGCGGACCGGCCGGCCAACGACGGAGCCGAGGAGGTCGCCTCCGACGCCGGCagcagcgacgacgacgacgacgcgggGTTCGAGTTCGCCTTCGCGCCGCCCCTCAAGGCAGCGGGCCACGAAGCAGAGGACGTCCTCGCGGTGGCCGACGACCTGTTCGCGCACGGCCGCATCCTGCCGGCGTACCCGGTCTTCGACCGCTACCTCCTCCGTGACCACGACGAGGCGGCGGCGCCCCAGCCCCAGGCGTCCacggcgccgccctcgccggACACGTACTGCGCCTGGACGCCGGGGTCGCCCGCGAGGGAGGGGCCCTTCCCCAAGAGCGCCTCCACGGGGGAGGCGCACCGCTGGCGCCTGCGCGACCTCGTCGGCATAGGCGCGCGCTCGCACAGCGACGGCAAGGAGAAGTTCGTCTTCCTGCagccccccgccgccgccacgccgtCCAAGATGTCCGGCAAGGCGACAGTGTCGGCGGAGACGACGGAAGGCAAGCAGAGCACGAAACCCTCagcccagcagcagcagaagcagagcAAGAATAAGAGCAAGGCCGCCGTGACCGAGATGGACATGGCTACCGCGCACAGGCTCTTCTACGGCAAACaggacgccgccgccggcgacagGAGGCAGCGCTCGTACCTGCCCTACCGCCCGGGGATCTTCGGCTTCTTCGCCACCGCGCACGCGTTCGGCCGGTCGCACCACCCCTACTAG